Genomic window (Phragmites australis chromosome 5, lpPhrAust1.1, whole genome shotgun sequence):
TTGAATCTATTGCAGCCTAATCCGGAGGACCCTAAAACTTACCTTAAGATTGCCGAATAAACTATTAGGCTTATATCCATGTTGACGAGTTTATCAACGAGATGTTTACTCCACACGGACACCCTTATCAATCCCTCCTGGTTTATACCAATGCTGGCATCAAGGGAGTCTTGGTACAATATCTACACAGTGCaaaagaaggaaacaaaaagacaaattaatgacatgtttaaATGGACTAAAAGAAAAAGGTTGAagttgcactactacagaaaccacCATAAGTGCTAATTCAGAATAGCCACCAATGCTGATTTTTTAACCAGCACTACGCAATTGGCAGTAATAGTCTGcgattatcactaccagttgcaAAACCATTAGTGATAGCctagtatcagtgttggtttatgctacaaactggcagtgatgtctccactatcattgccagtttgagccaaaaactggtagtgatatcaCCATTGTCATTGCCGGTTTGAGccatgaatcggcagtgatgtcttCACTATCATTGCGTGTTCATGGCTCAAATCGGTAATGAAAGTGGTGATATCACTACCAATTCTTACCTCAAACTAGTCATGATAGTTTGGCAGAGGAGATTTCATTGAGGCACAGGGGAGGGTGACTCCAATACTCCTGGGATGAGCACCCTAGAAAACCTAATGCACCTTCCACTCCATACACTGGTGAGATCTATAAAGCTATAATCTCTCAAAGTTTGGTGGGTAATCATAGCAGAGGAAATTTCACCAAAGCAGAGGGAGAAGGAAGGTGGCACAAAAACTAATGTACATTCCCCTTTCCATGCTAGGTGTAATCTGCCCTGATATGATCTCTCAATTTTGTCAAATCAACTTTAAAGCATCATTAGTGAAACCCTACATATGATAAACACAATATAAGATATGACATCTCAGTCGTAACTACCATAATTGGTAATTATTGTCCTCATTGGCTAGCATAAAAAGGGCCTCAGAATTACACACCTTCCTATTCCATGCCTCATAGAATATGAGAGAGATTGAATAAGAAGATATATAACTATGACAATTAAGCTACTAACCCTTAAATATATAAGTGCATAATCATCATAGGCCCATGTGAACGATTGTGCATTTTAGCCATAAAAATGAGAGCAAGCTATTGCACTAAAGAATGGtaacaaaaattattcatttaTACCTTGGTTGTGTGTTCCAAAATTTGAATATAATATTATGGGTAGCAGGGTTTAGGTAATTTACTTGACCTAAACCATGATACCACACAACATCATATTCAAACTTAATTTGATGCAATATCATCATTGACAAACTACATCTAGATATCCAACATCATCATTTCCAATATGCGGCCTCATATCATTGGCCTACTTCATCATTGATAAGATAAacatagctaaaattcaactaaattttataaataaaaactattcctctaaaatcctaaaaTACACCTAAAATTAATGTATTATTGtgctaaaataatctaaaattgACCTAAATAATCTACTATACACCCGAAGTCCTATAAAATTACCTCAttttggaggaggacgccgacTTCGGGGTGGAGGAAGCCGCGGTAGCTCGTGGTGTAGGAGGTAAGGGTCATGACAGTGATGGTAAGGTCAAAGACGTCGGGGAGGGTGTGACAGCATTGATGTGATGGAGGCCAACAGCGGCATAGGGTGGGAGCCAAGGCATCAGTGAGGAGGAGGCTAGGGAGGTGATGCGGCATCAGTGTCGTTGAGGCCAACGACAGCGTGGGGTAGGAGATGAGGTGTCGGTGTAGAAGAGGCCATGGAGGTGTGGCAGCATCGGTGTTGTGGACGCCGATGGCAGCACTGGGAAAGAGTCGAGGCGTCAGTGTGAAGAGGCATAGGAGGAGTGGCGGCATCGGTTTCATGGAGGCCGACGGTGGCACGATGTAGGAGTCAAGGCGTCAGTGTGGAGGAGGCCATCATCGAGGTGGATGAGAAGGTGGTGTTAGCTCAGATATTTTAAGGAGGTCACATAGCGTGGGGAGGGAGCTGAGGCttcttgaagaaaggtagaGAAGTAAAGTTATTAGGGCAGTGATACTATAACTCCCAGATCAAGTAACCAATCAACAGCGATAGACAATCAGTGCCCATTGTAGTTGtgaaccagcattgataatTTGTCACTCTCAGTTGGTAACATGAACTGGAAGTGATACTATCAACATAAATTGAAAAAAGGGTGCTTGAGCTGCAAGGCCAGGAAAGCCACCCATATGCTCCCAACCATTGCAAGCTCAATGTAACCCTTCAGCTATACAAGTCGGAGTGGAGGTTTATAAAGCATGCAAGCCATTCCTTGATATGCAATGTTGTACTATAGGATAGCAAAGGTAGAATGTTAAGATTAGCAGGGATGCAAATTACGAATATCTAGTACTCAAACTTAATATTAAATACAAGCCGCATAATAACTAGCAAGTTGAGACGAGTCGGGATGCAAATTGCAAATAACTAGTAGTGAAACTTAATATTAAATACTAAAAATACTAGATAAGTTCATCAAACATATTACATAACTTAATAATAATAACAAACTATAAAAAACTTATGATAGCAAAGGTAGCAGACATTGATAGTATCAATGTTGGTTGTTAGCTAaaactgacaatgataccaTCAGCATAAAATACAACCAAAATGCTAAAATTGGGTAACTTACcattaataaataaaaattaaaccaTACACAAAAAAGTTCATATATAATACATATAGTAAAGTTCATTACAccagttaaaaaaaaacctcaTGATGTTTAAACTAGTTGAAGAATCACTTCCTCCTCCGTCAGGCTGATGTGGCTCACTTGGTAAAGACAACATTGTCGTCATCAATAACGTACATATGACCATgcagaaacaaaatatttctgggtAATGGGCAGAGAACATAGCAATAGTTGTTATTGGGATCAAAGGCAATTTGGGAAGTGTTATTCGGTCCTAGAGCATCCTAAACCGCAGAAATAGTTATCCATTGACTTTCTGTTGGATGGACCTGGTGTCCCCAAACTAGCAGCAAACATTCCTAGGGGTATCGAATGAGACCAAGGTGATAAGCTACAAGCTGGATGACCTTAACCCTCCAACAATCAAAATAATCCATCACAATGTAAGAAGAAGCAGATATGCAAAAATGCAAACATAAAATAGAAAACTATAAGTTAAGACATGTGGATCAAAGATCTACATAAGGAAGAATGAAGCAGTAGATTATGATGAAAAGAAAACATCATTTCTTCACAAACATCTCACGATCAAAGAAAGGAAGAACACATATCTAATTCAGAAGAGTAAGGAAGAACAAAGAACTCTACTCTAAATAGTGTCAGAGTGAATTCTCACTTATCGTGAATAGAAAATGATAGACGAACTCACTTGTCACGTATTGAAAATGACAAATGAAGGATGGGTTAAATAGAGGTTGTAGTTGCACCGCTTAATGTTATGAATTTGTAGTGATAGACCAATGTGTGATAGATTAACTGCCCCTTTCATGACTCCCGCATGCCCCTTTGTCTTTCACACCATTAAAACTGCACGATGCTCCTTCATTTTTAGTGAATGGATATTAATTGctcgctcctcctccacctcaaaAAGTTCATAGCTAGCTACATCACCATCATTGTCATAGCCTCTCTTCCTCCACCGTTGCCATATGTCACTCTTCCTTCACCTCTGATATCGCCTccatcgccgccaccaccatcatcatcacatgaggAGGCAATGCTGACATCCTCTGATGACCTCTGCTTCACCTCCGATGACCTCACCACTAGACTTCTAGtcaacaatgatgatgaatagCATTGGAGTCATCGTGGTGATGGCATACCATCGACGGAGTATAAGCTAGCATAGGAGTAAGCTAGCTAGCATATGCTTAGTTGATCTTTTGCAATTCGTATGTTGGTTTTGTGTAATTCTGAACTTCTTTTGTAATTAGGACCttgattatttattttgtaATCGGTAAAGACCTTATTTCTTAGTGTAATCATATTTCTTAGTGTAATCAGGAACTTATTTTGTAGTTACCTTGTTAGTCTAAATTTTGCACTTCCAAGCTTTTAGTGTCTTATTTTGCACTTGTAAGATTTCATCCcctatcattgccggctcatgGCATCAATGACAATGATAAAGTGCATATCACTATCCCTAGATAAGTTTGCACTACACATTCACTAAAGTTTGCTACTAGACCCAAGTCATAGCAAATTCTCAATTTGCTACATAACACACCACATAAAAAATCAACACCACACAACTGGTCACTCtatcctccccccccccccccacgtaCTGGCACCAAATGGGCTAAACCCTAAAATAGAAAGTATCAGACACCATATGATGCATCAGGAAGCATCACCTGAATGATGCGAATATCTACATGGCACCCCCGCGACCTGTTACACCACTAAGCCATATCCAGTCTCAACTTCAATCACGTCACCCCGTGCAAACACAACAACCCACCCTCGCCCCTGGTTGTCTCTACTGAGCACAGAGACAAAAGATATGCCATATAGGTCATTCTTGACCTGCCATATGAATCATACTACATCTCGTGTGCCAGAGCTCATCGACAATCACCGTTGTAGCCACCTCAGGTCCTTTCAGCGCTGGGAGCAAGCGTGTGGTTTGCTCTTTGCATCGACCAGGTGGTTTTTAATTTTCGAGTGCATCGGTTTGGGGAAAAGTAGACGATTCCATTTTCGTGTGATGGTAGCTAGTGGACGTCCCCTGCGGCAGGCCAGGCCAAGCCATCAAAGCTAGGCCAGGTCATCGCCGCGTGATCACACACTCACACTAGTGCCCGACTAGTCACCGAATAGACTTATTGATATAAGATGCTTGCAACACTGCTGATGTTGTTCccaaatttatttgcattttttcaTTGAATATTCCAAATATATGCCAGCAAGGTCAACATTTATTGCAGCAACGGCTCAAAAACATGATAATTTTGTAAGAATTTTAGTAGAAACAATTCATTTCCCGCAAGAATCGAGATTTTTTTCCGTTTTTAAAGGGGGTAGAAGCTCACCTTGTGTTAAACTCTAGCACTAGCGGGTCTCATCGTCGGCCGACGCCACAACCACCTTGTGCGATAGAGCTTGTCGACAATCACCATCACAGCTGCCTTTGGTTCTTTCATTGCACGGTGCTGGTAGTGAACTTGCATTCTGCTCGTCACCTCAACCAGGTGATTTTATACCATAGTCACCATAAATTAGGGTCAAGGAATAGATCATAGGATGTGGGTCGACATCTAAGAAAAATGTGGTACAAATGGGTATACCTCTTCGGGATGACAAATTGATGATGTGGAATGCGACCCCGATTCATCCTAGTCAATTACTCGGGTCGATGAATCATCAGGATTTTTGCTTTCTTCCAGACGATCAAGGCATATATGGCATATAcatcaaagagaaaaaaagaaaaagaaagagaaatggGCTACTAACTCATTTGACCCACTATCAAGCCAAGCCCAGTAGCCCATGCAAACACCACAACCTGCCAATCCATACCCTAATCCCATCAATTTATGTAGCCACCCATCGCCTCCAGTGCCTCGCGCCACTACCACCTCTgccatggtacatctcactccTCTGCACCTGCACACAATTCCTCGATCGATTCAGGCATCTCCCCACGCTTCCCCGATCTTGATTTGTTTGTTGCTTCATTGCTTGCCCCTAATCTTTGTGTTTGTGACTGTCAAAGGCAAAGTGCTCTCTGGCGATGGCGGCAGTGATGGAGGAGGGCCCACTCATCCCTGTGATGCACATGTGGAACAAGCAACCTCCTCCTCGTGGCACGCCCACATCACCGCCGCTGCGACGAACGTCCGCGAGGGCGAAGTAGAACCACACCCCAGAGCCTGACGTTGAGGACATTGACGTGGAGATCGACCACATCGAGGTAGAGATCATGTGCCTATCCTCCGGCCTTCATGTCTCTCTTCCCATTCCTCACTACATCTTATTTCATAGGATGTGTCTCTACGGCAACGAGGTGACAACCTAACTAGCAATAGGATAACTACCCTATTCGTCTTCGACCTACAAATTAGAACGACCTTCCGGGGGTGTGGAACAGGTCTTTGACCTTGAACCCTGTGACTATGTGGTTTtgatttgggaaaaaaaagaggatTCCATTTCATGCCATGGCTTTTACGGTGCGGGCTGTAATGGATGTCCTCAACGTGAGGACAGGCTGTCACCGCGCAGACACGCGCTCGTGCTGGAGCCCGACCAGTTGCTCGATAGACATACTGATATAAGATGCTTGCACCGCTACTGACACTgttctaaaatttatttgcatttttttcaatTGAATGTTCCAGATATATGCCAGCAAGGTCAAAATTTATTGCAGCGACTACTAAAAACatgataataattttataagaattttagtAGAAACAATTCATTTCCCGCAAGAATCGAGAAAAAATTCCGTTTTAAAGGGGCCTAAAAAGTGTCCTTGAATGCAATTTCGTGCAACTTTGGTATCTTTGCGGCAAGCATGCCATCACTCGGGTGGTTAGCCAATCGGGAAATCAGACGGCCAAGATGGACCGAATTCCCGGAGTTTGCCAACTCGATCGGTTACTGCCGTTGATTTGACAAACTGGACGGCTACTCTCGGATGTACATTCCGTGCAAGCGTACCATCTCGTCCCAAACACCGAAGGGCACCAAAACGCCGATCAAAAGCTGCAAAGCAGGCCAAAAAAATGCATGAAAAAGGATGCCCTTCACACGTGGATGGCTCGCTACTATACCGCGCCATTGATATGTTGTGGAGCTTCGTCTTAACCCTTGATGCATCTTACCTTTGCTTCGGCTAGAAgcttaatttttctgagaagTTAGAACTGGAACGGCAACACAAACACAGGCATGCAGGACAGCTTCTTGTTACACTCGGAGCCAAATGAACCAAGCTGTATCTGGCGGCACGCATGCAAAAGACGGCTTCAGCTTTGCTTATCCCCCCGGTAAAACCTGCCAGGTGTTTGGTAGGATAGGTAAAggtgatgacgacgacgaaACAGTCGGGCGCCATGCTTGAAATGTTGCTTGCCCTCTGTAAAGTGAGAACGGAATTTGTATCCTTGCAGTTGCACAAGAACGATAGCTTTGCTTCTGTACAATAATGctacttttttctctctttttttcttttttgtgctCTGAAAAATGAGGACGCGGTTTCGCTTAGATCTATGCACCGGTTGTTAGCGGTCAGTTGCTAAAGAAAGATGTATTATTACTGTGGATCAATGGTTGCATCCTGAACAGACTGATTGGAAGTTCAGAAAATGGCTGAAGAATGTGCCAGCACTAGGCGAAACGAAAGCAGTCTACACCTGTATcgttgtgcaattttttttctggAATATGTAGAAGGACTGTGTGTCATTGTATTAAGTAGGAAAAACAAAGTTCGTGTCCTTTTGCCATTAATAACTCCTGCAGCTGCAAGTATTTACTAAGTAGAGGGGCAAATGTACTACTACTTTCAGAGGAAGTGGTCATTAAAATGTTGCAAGGCAGTACTCGATGCTGCATTATCTGCTACTGAGTGACCATTTGGAGTCGAGGTCATCATGCACAAAAGACTGCTCCATTTGGTTGCATATCTTTTTCTTGCCGTGTCAATAAGCAGGCTGTGAACTCAATGGAAATGTTAGCGTGAAACAGCTAATCTGCCATCAGACGTTACACATCATTTTGCAGTAGAATTTTCCTGTTCGCCAgacagagagagtgagagagagaaattTTCAGAAAATAACGTGTGGTAACTTTGGCCATGCTGAATTCCTGACAAACACAAACACACTATACATCACTCCCAAAACACATACATTGACACGTCTCCTATCCTGATCCAAGATCCTCACAACCTTCCTGCCATGGACACCACCGCCTCCAATGAGCACGGCAGCGCACCGCCGGCGACATTCACCTACACCCAGAGTCCCGGTGAGAACAACAACGGCGGATCCTGGAATGGCAGCTCGGTGGTCGCTGATGCCTGCAAGGGGAAGGACGTCGTCCCGAATGCCCATGGAGGAGAACTTGGCGCGGCCGGCGGCAGCCACACCAACGCCGGCCTGTCCAAAGGTAAGCACTCAGCAGCGGCCGTAACTGCAGCCGACGTTGCCAACGACAACTTATCGAAGGGTAGGAGCTTGGCTGCTGACGCTGGCGCCACGGTCGGCGGCAGCAGTGGGGGCGACAAGGCGCACATCATCACTGAGCGGGAGCGGCGCAAGCGGATGAAGAACATGTTCAGCAGCCTGCGCGCGATCCTCCCCCACGTTCCCGAGAAGGTGAGTCTCTCACACGACACGATCTTGCGCATCTCGCATGTATTAGCTTCGAGCGTGCAGACGCAGGGCTATAGCGCCAGACACTTTCTACAGTGctgtgatggtggtggtgatgcaGACCGACAAGGCGACCTTAGTGAGCGAGGCGATCGGCTACATCAGGGTCCTGGAGGACACGGTGGTGAAGCTGGAGAAGCGAAAGCTGGAGCTCGAGTTCGCGCggcaagccgccgccgccgccaccgccgaggACGGGGCCACCTCGTCGTTGGCGCCACAGCATGCCGCGCAGGGGGGCGCCATGTCTTCGGTAGTCTCGCATGGCTCCGactggcagcagcagcagcagcctgtGGCCGCGTCAGTGCCACTACCGGCCACTGCGGTGACCGTGGCGCCAGTCGGGTTCCATACGTGGTCGGGGTCGAACGTCGTGCTGAGCGTATCGGGCGACGACGCGAACATCAGCGTGTGCGCGCCGCGGCGCCCCGGCGTGCTGACGTTGGTGTTGTCCGTGCTGGAAAAGCACCGGATCGACGTGATCGCGACGCAAGTCGCGTCCAATGGCGTCCGGAGCATGTTCATCATCCATACCCATGTAAGTAACCTGCTCGATCCATCGTCCTCCAGGTTTTGTGGTTTTATATATAGGTGCAAGAATGGGAGCTTGCCGGCTGGGGAAACGGTATTCTAGAGGACATCTGTTCGCTGTGTGATGTATAGCAAGTCTGGTACTTTTTATAGGGATCATTCtcacctctcttttttttttgtcattcgGCGAAATCCTGCAACTACATTAGAAATCTGATACCACCATAATTGTGGAGCTATCCATTGCGGACTCGTTTGGATATACAGTTTATTGAAGTTGATTCTACTGGAATAGCAATGGaaatagttcattttcctcacaATCTTGAGGGATCGGACCTGATCTGCACTAAATCCAAAGGGAGAGATGACTAGTCCACTTGGCAGTAGGCCTACTATGCTGTTATGAGGAAAAATAATATCGCACCTACTCTTCATCTATTTGAATTCCAAAATAAACATTTTATCGTTCAATCACGAGTAGGGGCAGCGGAATCCAGAATAATCCAACAAAAAGGGAACCAGATACTAACCGAACAGAATCAAGTTAAACTAATTGGCATATATGGTTACTCTATCTTATTTGACCTCAATCTTTTGGCCAAAGGTACCGGTTTGCAAACGCCTTACATAAGTTGAGTTTGCATGATTTTGATAACTGTAAGAAAATAGCATTTTTGAGGTATGTTCTGTCGCAGTGTGTATATTTATGGGACACATCTTTTGGAGCTGACATTGCAAATTACGAAAGCctaccacttttttttttaaacgaacaGGCAGGAGATCTCTCTATTTTATTGAATAAGTAGGAGAGATCAAGACCGGTCAAAGATCATACAAACCGAGGCAAACAACAAAAGCCCCAGAAAAGGCTGGAAACTAGCTACAACGGCTCTATCTATGCTAGATATTTCGCCACACCACAAACCCGAAGTCGAAACTCGTCTTTAATCTTGGCAATCGTAGCGACCGAGGTTGAAGCCTGGTGTCTGAAGATGCGCACGTTACGCTCATTCCACAGGATCTAGGTGACTAGCATTAGAACGGATTTCACAGCTTTCTTGAGGGAGTCAGCGCCCCTAGTGATAGCATACCACCATATATGCACATTCTCGGCGTGAGCCCACGAATCTGGAACGAGACCTGGCAGAGAGAGCCAATGCGCGACGGAGTCCCAGACCTGTCTACTAAATCTGCATTCCGCGAAAATGTGTAGCACTGTCTCAGAAGTATGCCAACAAAAGGGGCAGTAGATATTATTCTCCCACTGTCGTCTGGCTAGTCTATCAAAGGTCCAAAGGTAGTTCTGAATTGCGAGTCAAGTGAAGAGCTTGCAtttcaggggggggggggggcacactATCCAGATTAGCACATGGAAGTTTGTTTCTGTCGATCCAATGAACTCTGCCTTATATGCGGAGGTTGCCGAATACACTCCTTTGTTCGTAAGCTTCCAAGCGATGTTATCTTGGTGGTCCGGCCGCAGCTGGATGGTGCTCACCTGTACCCATAAGTATACCAACTGCTGGAGGGCTTGAAGGTTCAGACGATGTAACGGAACATCACGTAGCCGGGAGTTCTCTAGAAGGGCTTCCTTTACTGATTTGTTCTTGGCCTTAGAGATGTTGTAGACATCAGGAGCGATGTCCTTTGGCATCCGCCCTCGAAGCCAAGCTGCCTGCCAAAAGGGAGTCTTACTGTCATCCCCGAGAATGATGGTGATTGCCGCTGCAAAGAGGTGTTGATCAACTTGGTCGCACGGAATCGCCATGCCTACCCAGGGTTTATAGTCCGAAAGCCTACCACTAAAGACAATAAAAGTCAAATCTGAATACTACCAATAATAGGCGATCATCAACGTGTGATAACCAGGTATTCTAACCATTCAATAACTTCGCAACCACTTTTTTACAAGGATAACCACTTAAATCACCTTAAGGTGGAACTTACCGTAATAGGGATTGGTATGACAAATTCATTTTGTCGCTCTACTTTGCGAGCGCGAAAGTTGCAAGCAGAGTGGTTGATATGTTTAACAGctatgttttttcttgtgtgTTGGCGTGGAAAAGAAGCATTTTTAaaccaagaaaagaaacaattttatttccaaaatgATGAGTGGATCTTCTGTTGGGTTACGAGAAAGACTAAAACAGAAGCCAACATAGCTTTGTCACAAAAAAAACATGGTTTGAACCATCGAGATGTAGTTTTTtctctttcctcttcttttttcttaatCGACAGCTATTTTCTTGAATTTGACAAAGCATGTATTACAGTTAGCACTATGCAATGGAATTTATCTCACAAGGAGTTGCAATTGCAAAGGGGGATTGGTACATTTGTGTTTATATACATGCATAGTATGGTGACTGTGACATCGTTAGCAGGACTGGAATCAAAAGAAACGAATTAATTAGGAGAGAGGGTTCAACTCATTTGTATGAGCGATTGTCATActacaacttttgtatcatatttgttgctaataattttttccctttttaaaaaaataaagagagcCAACTAAACTGTTGGAAAAGCAATACCTGAATTTGTACATCCTTTACATGAGAATCATTTGAGCTGGGCCGATGAAATTGTAGCACTCAGGCCCTAGGCCCTTGGGAACAATCATATGAAGTGTGAGCATGGATACTGCAAATATACACTCCCTTCATCACACTGTGCACGGTGTTTGAAACAAAATTTAACTGAAGCGTCCATATCGACTTTAATATATTTGCAGAATCTAACAAGCATATTTGCTGCTAATgatttttcactatataaccaGTGCCTCATGATGCCAACCCATTAACCTTTTGGTCattttttaccaaaaaaaaaacaaaaaaaaaacaggtgaATGGAGCGGGCGGCGAGAATCCGGCGTCGGAAGAGGTATACAAGCTGGCGTTGTCGGAGATCATGGTCTGGCTCTGCAGCTAGACGTTGCCATCAAGAGCGTTTGATCAAGCTGCACCACTGCCTGTCCATCTGCTCATCTTGCAGCCATGGGACTGGAGCAACccaagtaaaaaataaaaaaccttgTTTGCATTTGTCATTTGATGGTTTGTGGATTGTGCTTCCTGGACATGTTGGGTCGAACCATGTGTGCCTGTGTGTTTCGCAGTTTCGTGACAGCGTTCGTCGTGTAGTACTTTGCCATGGTCATATGAATTGCTGAACCGTTTAAATTTCTGGATCCTTAGTTCCTTACCAATAGCTTGTTTAGATTGGTGTTGCTCCTCATGCTCAGATAGTGGTATGCAGCTCGATCTGATTCAGCGTGTACCCTGGTGTGCAGATGAGCATTCCTTTGGGCCAGGCTCATGTATGTCCCGGCTTttggattgaaaaaaaaaacggcTCCAGCCCATGAGGTAGGTAGCTGATAGAAATTTTGATTGATGCATACCCTGGGCCCCCGTCCGTGTCCGACTCGCATCCACCCATCCATCCTATCCATACACGCTCGCCTAATTGTCTGGAGAGGAGATCAATCGCAAGGCCTTTGCTAGGAAGAAAAGGGCATGCACACATAGTGGATTCAAAAcatagcacaagaaaaactccCCATCTAATATGATATTATCCAAGCAAAGTTGGACGTGTGAAAGGCTCACCTCACTGGAGACGAGAGTGCGAGAAGCACTCTAGGTctagggaaggaaagtatgCTCTAGGGAAGGATTAACAATCTAGAGTCCAAATCAGCTTAGACCCACTTACACATTGATAGACTACACACTCACACCAATCTActtacatttttatttttgcttcgTGTAAAAAGATTAACCCGAGTTTGATAGCATGGACTCTAATGTTCTTATAAGTTGGTTCTACCCTTACTAAATTAGCAAGGTGGTACGAAACATGTGCACTCATGCACT
Coding sequences:
- the LOC133917903 gene encoding transcription factor bHLH95-like, which produces MDTTASNEHGSAPPATFTYTQSPGENNNGGSWNGSSVVADACKGKDVVPNAHGGELGAAGGSHTNAGLSKGKHSAAAVTAADVANDNLSKGRSLAADAGATVGGSSGGDKAHIITERERRKRMKNMFSSLRAILPHVPEKTDKATLVSEAIGYIRVLEDTVVKLEKRKLELEFARQAAAAATAEDGATSSLAPQHAAQGGAMSSVVSHGSDWQQQQQPVAASVPLPATAVTVAPVGFHTWSGSNVVLSVSGDDANISVCAPRRPGVLTLVLSVLEKHRIDVIATQVASNGVRSMFIIHTHFIEVDSTGIAMEIVHFPHNLEGSDLICTKSKGRDD